The Terriglobus tenax genome contains a region encoding:
- a CDS encoding ATP-dependent Clp protease ATP-binding subunit encodes MFERYTEKARRVIFFARYEASQFGSPYIETEHLLLGLLREDKALTNRFLRSHASVESIRKQIEGHTTIREKVSTSVDLPLSNECKRVLAYAAEEAERLSHKHIGTEHLLLGLLREEKCFAAEILQERGLRLPAIREELQRTTQEKPQQRQQQQREQSMLAEFSRDLTQAAMDQQLDPLVGRDGEVDRVIQILCRRTKNNPVLIGEPGVGKTAIVEGLAQKIADGEVPSFLADKRVLSLDLSLIVAGTKYRGQFEERLKTIMKELMENQNSIVFIDELHTLVGAGSAEGSLDAANILKPALSRGEIQCIGATTPAEYRKSIEKDRSLERRFQAVKVPPPNEEDAIKIIMGIKEKYEKFHAVSYTDEAINFSVSHSNRYIPDRFLPDKAIDLIDEAGARVKLKQTSLPDEITEVQKRIKFIVHRMENAIANHEFEKARFYSDEERKERENLRTLRDKYHLDDSSAGIVTKEDIEDVVSRWTGVPITAIKEEETQKLLRVEAELHKRVISQEKAISALARAIRRSRAGLKNPGRPIGSFLFLGPTGVGKTEMARTLAQFLFGSEKSLIRFDMSEFMEKHSVSKLIGSPPGYVGYEEGGQLTERVKRSPYSVVLLDEIEKAHPDVFNLLLQVFEDGQLTDGLGNTVDFKNTILIMTSNIGAKHLMKREGLGFQSSKEDVVLEKMEELVKNEVKRTFNPEFLNRLDEIIVFTALSDSDLMQILELLVQQLNTNLVHKAITISVNDEAKKWILDKTLVDRTYGARPLRRALQRYIEDPLSEALIAGNITARPAFLEVYLDGDKLFYRPVSSEGEEKLSGEALSIL; translated from the coding sequence ATGTTCGAACGGTATACGGAAAAAGCGCGCAGGGTGATCTTTTTCGCCCGGTACGAGGCCAGTCAGTTCGGGTCACCTTACATCGAGACGGAGCACCTGCTGCTGGGCCTGCTCCGCGAGGACAAGGCGCTGACCAACCGCTTCCTGCGGTCGCACGCCTCTGTCGAGTCGATTCGCAAGCAGATTGAAGGACATACCACCATTCGCGAGAAGGTTTCGACCTCGGTCGACCTGCCTCTCTCCAACGAATGCAAGCGTGTGCTGGCCTACGCCGCCGAAGAGGCGGAGCGCCTATCGCACAAGCACATCGGCACGGAGCACCTGCTCCTCGGTCTCCTTCGCGAAGAAAAGTGCTTCGCCGCGGAGATTCTGCAGGAGCGCGGTCTGCGCCTCCCCGCCATCCGCGAGGAGTTGCAGCGCACCACCCAGGAGAAGCCGCAACAGCGACAGCAGCAGCAGCGCGAACAGTCCATGCTGGCGGAGTTCTCCCGCGACCTGACCCAGGCCGCCATGGACCAGCAGCTTGATCCGCTGGTCGGCCGCGACGGCGAGGTCGACCGTGTCATTCAGATCCTGTGCCGCCGCACCAAGAACAACCCGGTGCTCATCGGCGAACCCGGCGTGGGGAAGACCGCCATCGTCGAGGGCCTGGCCCAGAAGATCGCCGACGGCGAAGTCCCCAGCTTCCTGGCAGACAAGCGCGTCCTGTCTCTCGATCTGTCGCTCATCGTGGCCGGCACCAAGTATCGCGGCCAGTTTGAAGAGCGCCTGAAGACCATCATGAAAGAGCTGATGGAGAACCAGAACTCCATCGTCTTTATCGACGAGCTGCACACCCTTGTAGGCGCCGGCTCTGCCGAGGGATCGCTCGACGCCGCTAACATCCTGAAGCCCGCGCTCAGCCGTGGCGAGATTCAGTGCATCGGAGCCACCACCCCCGCGGAGTACCGCAAGTCCATCGAAAAGGACCGCTCGCTTGAGCGCCGTTTCCAGGCTGTCAAGGTTCCGCCGCCGAACGAGGAAGATGCCATCAAGATCATCATGGGCATCAAGGAGAAGTACGAGAAGTTCCACGCCGTCAGCTATACCGACGAGGCGATCAACTTCTCCGTCTCGCACTCGAACCGTTATATTCCGGACCGCTTCCTGCCCGACAAAGCCATCGATCTGATCGACGAGGCGGGCGCACGCGTGAAGCTGAAGCAGACCTCACTGCCCGACGAGATCACCGAGGTGCAGAAGCGCATCAAGTTCATCGTGCACCGCATGGAAAATGCCATTGCGAACCACGAATTCGAGAAGGCGCGCTTCTACTCCGACGAAGAACGCAAGGAGCGCGAGAACCTGCGCACCCTGCGCGATAAGTACCACCTCGACGACTCCTCGGCCGGCATCGTGACCAAGGAAGATATTGAGGACGTGGTCAGCCGCTGGACCGGCGTGCCGATTACGGCCATCAAGGAAGAAGAGACGCAGAAGCTGCTCCGAGTGGAAGCCGAGCTGCACAAGCGCGTTATCTCGCAGGAGAAGGCCATCAGCGCCCTCGCCCGCGCCATTCGCCGCTCGCGTGCAGGCCTCAAGAACCCCGGCCGCCCCATCGGAAGCTTCCTGTTCCTTGGACCGACCGGCGTTGGTAAAACCGAAATGGCTCGCACGCTTGCCCAGTTCCTCTTCGGCAGCGAGAAGTCACTAATCCGCTTCGATATGTCGGAGTTCATGGAGAAGCACTCCGTCAGCAAGCTGATCGGTTCGCCTCCGGGATACGTGGGCTACGAGGAGGGCGGTCAGCTCACGGAGCGCGTCAAGCGCTCGCCCTACTCCGTCGTCCTGCTCGACGAGATCGAAAAGGCTCACCCGGACGTCTTCAACCTGCTTCTGCAGGTGTTTGAAGACGGCCAGCTGACTGACGGTCTCGGCAACACGGTCGACTTCAAGAACACGATCCTCATCATGACCTCGAACATTGGCGCCAAGCACCTGATGAAGCGTGAAGGTCTTGGCTTCCAGTCGAGCAAGGAAGATGTCGTGCTCGAGAAGATGGAAGAGCTGGTGAAGAACGAGGTGAAGCGCACCTTCAACCCCGAGTTCCTCAACCGTCTGGACGAGATCATCGTCTTCACGGCGCTCTCGGACAGCGACCTGATGCAGATCCTGGAACTGCTTGTGCAGCAGCTGAACACCAACCTGGTGCACAAGGCGATCACCATCTCGGTCAACGACGAGGCCAAAAAGTGGATTCTCGACAAGACCCTGGTCGACCGTACCTACGGAGCACGTCCTCTGCGCCGCGCACTGCAGCGCTACATTGAGGACCCGCTCTCAGAGGCGCTGATCGCCGGCAACATCACGGCGCGTCCGGCGTTCCTCGAGGTCTACCTGGATGGCGACAAGCTGTTCTACCGCCCGGTCTCGTCAGAAGGCGAAGAGAAGCTTTCCGGTGAAGCACTCTCCATCCTGTAA
- a CDS encoding cupin domain-containing protein, giving the protein MNRREFGTLLPALMAGLALTETASAAELKELTSGGYKQGTLKPTPQKGRTSGPILSAGMLKAGNIRLESHYTSIEPGSEHEAVGTHLHSEMWLVTEGTLELNLNGTPHLLKAGDVGLCVAGDKHFVANAGDTRVSYFVVTVGPPE; this is encoded by the coding sequence ATGAACCGACGGGAATTTGGAACCTTGCTGCCCGCCCTGATGGCCGGCCTGGCCCTCACAGAAACCGCCAGTGCCGCGGAGCTGAAAGAACTGACCAGCGGCGGCTACAAACAGGGCACGCTCAAGCCCACGCCACAGAAGGGGCGCACCTCCGGCCCTATCCTGAGCGCGGGAATGCTCAAGGCCGGCAATATCCGTCTGGAGAGCCATTACACCTCGATTGAGCCGGGATCGGAGCATGAGGCAGTCGGCACGCACCTGCACAGCGAGATGTGGCTGGTGACCGAAGGCACGCTGGAGCTGAACCTCAACGGCACACCCCACCTGCTGAAGGCGGGCGATGTGGGCCTGTGCGTGGCCGGAGACAAGCACTTTGTCGCGAACGCGGGCGACACACGCGTCTCGTACTTTGTCGTCACGGTCGGGCCGCCGGAATAA
- a CDS encoding YtxH domain-containing protein, with protein sequence MSAKGIWIAFGVGVAAGATVALLYAPQSGERTRRQLKKGIDEAGDYLEDAADSLKKQADKVAKESQKLYKKTRSQVEDAIETAGDAVNSAVKSVQTLM encoded by the coding sequence ATGAGCGCGAAAGGTATCTGGATCGCTTTTGGAGTAGGTGTCGCGGCAGGCGCAACGGTGGCGCTGCTGTATGCTCCGCAGTCGGGAGAACGCACCCGCCGCCAGCTGAAGAAGGGAATTGACGAGGCAGGGGACTACCTGGAAGACGCAGCCGATTCGCTGAAAAAGCAGGCTGACAAGGTCGCCAAGGAGTCCCAGAAGCTGTACAAGAAGACCCGCTCGCAGGTGGAAGATGCGATTGAAACCGCTGGCGATGCCGTGAACTCCGCGGTGAAGTCCGTACAGACCCTGATGTAA
- a CDS encoding uracil-DNA glycosylase codes for MSSRAPLTVLDQVVQSIIDCEQCERLRTYCKGIGETRRRAYRDQEYWARPVPGFGDPGARILILGLAPGAHGANRTGRPFTGDGSGDFMYPVLHSLGLASQPTAVHRDDGMKLKHSYIASVVRCAPPGDKPTPQEIRNCSPHLTAEIAALTQVKVVVCLGKIAFDGYLAHLVNAGELPNKRGFIFGHGAEYTLPSGIRLLASYHPSLRNTLTGLLNAAMFAKVFVRARELAGL; via the coding sequence ATGTCTTCACGCGCGCCCCTCACGGTGCTGGATCAGGTTGTGCAATCGATCATCGACTGCGAACAGTGCGAACGGCTCCGCACCTACTGCAAGGGAATCGGCGAAACCCGTCGTCGCGCCTACCGCGACCAGGAGTACTGGGCCAGACCGGTGCCCGGGTTTGGTGACCCAGGCGCACGCATCCTGATCCTCGGTCTTGCTCCGGGAGCCCATGGAGCGAACCGCACGGGGCGGCCGTTTACGGGCGATGGTTCCGGCGATTTTATGTACCCGGTGCTGCATTCCCTGGGGCTTGCCTCGCAGCCCACGGCGGTGCATCGCGACGACGGCATGAAGCTGAAGCACAGTTACATTGCGTCGGTGGTGCGTTGCGCGCCTCCGGGGGACAAGCCGACACCGCAGGAGATCCGCAACTGCTCGCCTCACCTGACGGCGGAGATTGCTGCTCTGACGCAGGTGAAGGTAGTTGTGTGCCTGGGGAAGATTGCCTTTGACGGCTACCTGGCGCACCTGGTGAACGCGGGTGAGCTGCCCAACAAGCGTGGCTTCATCTTTGGCCACGGCGCGGAGTACACGTTGCCCAGCGGCATCCGACTGCTGGCCAGCTACCATCCATCGCTGCGCAACACGTTGACCGGACTGTTGAATGCGGCCATGTTTGCGAAAGTCTTTGTGCGAGCCAGGGAGCTGGCGGGGCTCTAG